CTTATGACTGCAACAAAATTTCAAAGATTACCTCAACCCTATATCGGTCGTCTTATTTGTGAATTACACAAAGAAAGTGGATTGAGCGAAGAAGAATTTGCTTCTTATTTTCACGTAATTATACCTACTATAAATCGTTGGGAAAGAAAACAAGTACGTCCCTCCCCAATGGCACAAAGGCTAATTTTTTCAGAATTAGAAAAGATGGGCGATCGCGGTAAAATGCTATTTGAGCGAT
This window of the Myxosarcina sp. GI1 genome carries:
- a CDS encoding DNA-binding transcriptional regulator gives rise to the protein MTATKFQRLPQPYIGRLICELHKESGLSEEEFASYFHVIIPTINRWERKQVRPSPMAQRLIFSELEKMGDRGKMLFERYQTHALK